One part of the Streptomyces lienomycini genome encodes these proteins:
- a CDS encoding sensor histidine kinase — MHLRVPRPRSLAGQLFAMQAVLIAVVVVGYALFTYISDRGQAQDAAGRQARSVSLAIADSPSVADAVRTPDPTARLQPYAVRVMRDTDVDFVTIMNPRGIRWTHPEPTEIGHPFQGHIERALRGETFTETYTGTLGPSVRAVTPIVDDGRIVGLVSAGIKVEEISKRAQEQLTALTGVAAGALLLGAVGTYVVNARLRRHTHGMNADELSRMHDYHQAALHAVREGLLMLDGQYRVALINDGGRELLGVRGDVVGASVADLGLPSQLTGALLASESRVDEVHLAAERVLVVNTSPVSGGERRGTVVTLRDVTELQSLTGELDSERGFTQALRSQAHEAANRLHTVVSLIELGRAEEAVEFATAELELAQALTDQVVAAVGEPVLAALLLGKTAQANERGVELVVSQDSRLDDGLLPPSLPARDLVTILGNLVDNAVDAAQGAVPSRVTVAAYTEGSGAVGSELVLRVSDTGAGVDPAHADLVFQRGFSTKPAGEGGRGLGLALVRQAVRRHGGTLTVAEAEGGGARFEARLPLGDAAAPATATAGPGAGGAV, encoded by the coding sequence ATGCACCTCCGCGTCCCGAGACCCCGCAGCCTGGCGGGGCAGCTCTTCGCCATGCAGGCCGTACTGATAGCGGTCGTCGTGGTCGGGTACGCGCTGTTCACCTACATCAGCGACCGGGGGCAGGCGCAGGACGCGGCCGGGCGACAGGCCAGGTCAGTGTCGCTCGCGATCGCCGACTCGCCGTCCGTGGCGGACGCCGTACGCACCCCCGACCCGACGGCCCGCCTCCAGCCGTACGCGGTGCGGGTCATGCGGGACACCGACGTGGACTTCGTGACCATCATGAACCCGCGGGGCATCCGCTGGACGCATCCCGAACCGACGGAAATCGGCCATCCCTTCCAGGGCCACATCGAGCGCGCGCTGCGGGGCGAGACCTTCACGGAGACCTACACGGGCACGCTCGGCCCCTCGGTCCGGGCGGTCACGCCGATCGTGGACGACGGCCGGATCGTCGGTCTCGTCTCCGCCGGCATCAAGGTCGAGGAGATCAGCAAACGGGCCCAGGAGCAGCTCACGGCCCTGACGGGGGTGGCGGCCGGGGCGCTGCTGCTCGGCGCGGTCGGTACGTACGTGGTCAACGCGCGGCTGCGCCGGCACACGCACGGGATGAACGCGGACGAGCTGAGCCGGATGCACGACTACCATCAGGCGGCGCTGCACGCGGTGCGGGAGGGGCTGCTGATGCTGGACGGGCAGTACCGTGTCGCGCTGATCAACGACGGCGGCCGCGAGCTGCTCGGCGTGCGCGGCGACGTGGTCGGCGCCTCGGTGGCGGACCTCGGGCTGCCGTCGCAGCTGACCGGGGCGCTGCTGGCGTCGGAGTCGCGGGTGGACGAGGTGCACCTGGCGGCGGAGCGGGTGCTGGTGGTGAATACCTCGCCGGTCTCCGGCGGCGAGCGCCGGGGCACGGTGGTGACGCTGCGGGACGTGACCGAGCTGCAGTCGCTGACCGGCGAGCTGGACTCGGAGCGCGGTTTCACGCAGGCGCTGCGCTCGCAGGCGCACGAGGCGGCGAACCGGCTGCACACGGTCGTCTCGCTGATCGAGCTGGGGCGGGCGGAGGAGGCCGTGGAGTTCGCGACGGCGGAACTGGAACTGGCGCAGGCGCTCACCGACCAGGTGGTGGCGGCGGTGGGCGAGCCGGTGCTGGCGGCGCTGCTGCTGGGCAAGACGGCGCAGGCCAACGAGCGGGGAGTGGAGCTGGTGGTGTCGCAGGACAGCCGACTTGACGACGGCCTGCTGCCGCCGTCGCTGCCCGCCCGGGACCTGGTGACGATCCTGGGCAACCTGGTGGACAACGCGGTGGACGCGGCGCAGGGTGCGGTGCCCTCGCGGGTGACGGTGGCGGCGTACACGGAGGGTTCCGGGGCCGTCGGCTCCGAGCTGGTGCTGCGGGTGTCGGACACCGGCGCCGGGGTCGATCCCGCCCACGCCGACCTGGTCTTCCAGCGGGGCTTCTCCACCAAGCCGGCCGGTGAGGGCGGGCGCGGCCTGGGGCTCGCCCTGGTCCGGCAGGCGGTACGGCGGCACGGCGGCACCCTGACCGTGGCGGAGGCGGAGGGCGGCGGCGCCCGCTTCGAGGCCCGGCTGCCGCTGGGCGACGCGGCGGCACCGGCCACCGCGACGGCCGGACCGGGCGCCGGGGGTGCGGTGTGA
- a CDS encoding cation:dicarboxylate symporter family transporter, translating to MTSNAATAPAAPKAKRDRTHYLYIAVIIAVALGIAVGLIAPDFATELKPLGTGFVNLIKMMISPIIFCTIVLGIGSVRKAAKVGAVGGIALVYFFVMSLVALAIGLIVGNILDPGTGLAVTDAVKETGQAQVDAEAKGTTEFLLGIIPTTIVSAFTAGEVLQTLLIALLCGFALQAMGNAGQPVLRGIEHIQRLVFRVLAMIMWAAPIGAFGAIAAVTGSAGVDALKSLAVLMLGFYVTCFLFLFLVLGTVLRVISGVNVFSLFKYLGREFLLILSTSSSESALPRLIAKMEHLGVSKPVVGITVPTGYSFNLDGTMIYMTMASLFISDAMGTPMSIGEQIPLLLFLLVASKGAAGVSGAGLATLAGGLQSHKPALVDGIGLIVGIDRFMSEARALTNFGGNAVATVLIGTWTKEIDKDRVNEVLAGRIPFDEKTLLDDAHGTADGDEDGSPDLPEQGGEKELARA from the coding sequence GTGACCAGCAACGCCGCTACGGCACCTGCCGCACCCAAGGCCAAGCGCGACCGCACGCACTATCTCTACATCGCCGTGATCATCGCGGTCGCCCTCGGCATCGCGGTCGGCCTGATCGCCCCGGACTTCGCGACGGAGCTGAAGCCGCTCGGCACCGGCTTCGTCAACCTGATCAAGATGATGATCTCCCCGATCATCTTCTGCACGATCGTCCTGGGCATCGGATCGGTCCGCAAGGCCGCCAAGGTCGGCGCCGTCGGCGGTATCGCCCTGGTCTACTTCTTCGTGATGTCGCTGGTGGCGCTCGCCATCGGCCTGATCGTCGGCAACATCCTGGACCCGGGCACGGGCCTCGCGGTCACCGACGCCGTCAAGGAGACCGGCCAGGCGCAGGTCGACGCGGAGGCCAAGGGCACCACCGAGTTCCTGCTGGGCATCATCCCGACCACGATCGTCTCGGCGTTCACCGCGGGCGAGGTCCTGCAGACGCTGCTGATCGCCCTGCTGTGCGGCTTCGCCCTGCAGGCCATGGGCAACGCCGGACAGCCCGTCCTGCGCGGCATCGAGCACATCCAGCGGCTGGTCTTCCGCGTCCTGGCGATGATCATGTGGGCCGCCCCGATCGGTGCCTTCGGCGCCATCGCCGCCGTCACCGGCTCGGCGGGCGTCGACGCCCTGAAGAGTCTCGCCGTGCTGATGCTCGGCTTCTACGTGACCTGCTTCCTCTTCCTCTTCCTGGTCCTCGGCACGGTGCTGCGCGTCATCTCCGGGGTCAACGTCTTCTCGCTCTTCAAGTACCTGGGCCGCGAGTTCCTGCTGATCCTGTCCACCTCCTCGTCGGAGTCGGCGCTGCCGCGGCTCATCGCGAAGATGGAGCACCTGGGCGTCAGCAAGCCGGTGGTCGGCATCACCGTTCCGACCGGCTACTCGTTCAACCTCGACGGCACCATGATCTACATGACCATGGCCTCGCTGTTCATCTCGGACGCCATGGGTACGCCGATGTCGATCGGCGAGCAGATCCCGCTGCTGCTCTTCCTGCTGGTGGCCTCCAAGGGCGCCGCCGGTGTCTCCGGCGCCGGTCTCGCCACGCTGGCCGGTGGCCTCCAGTCGCACAAGCCCGCCCTGGTGGACGGCATCGGCCTGATCGTCGGCATCGACCGCTTCATGAGCGAGGCCCGCGCCCTGACCAACTTCGGCGGCAACGCGGTGGCCACCGTCCTGATCGGCACCTGGACCAAGGAGATCGACAAGGACCGGGTGAACGAGGTGCTCGCCGGCCGGATCCCGTTCGACGAGAAGACCCTCCTGGACGATGCCCACGGCACCGCCGACGGTGACGAGGACGGCTCCCCGGACCTGCCCGAGCAGGGCGGCGAGAAGGAGCTGGCCAGGGCCTGA
- a CDS encoding MerR family transcriptional regulator yields MRIGELARRAGTTTRTLRYYESRGLLPARRGDNGYRTYDEDDLKLLRQIRTLQDFGFELEETRPFVECLRAGHPEGDSCPASLVIYRHKLAELDTLIEQLTSVRAQVGAQLARAEAAVPGGPEPKCELGGHA; encoded by the coding sequence ATGCGAATCGGCGAGCTGGCCCGACGGGCCGGGACCACGACGCGGACGCTGCGGTACTACGAGTCGCGGGGTCTGCTGCCCGCGCGGCGGGGCGACAACGGATACCGGACCTACGACGAGGACGACCTGAAGCTGCTGCGGCAGATCAGGACCCTCCAGGACTTCGGGTTCGAACTGGAGGAGACCCGCCCCTTCGTGGAGTGCCTGCGCGCCGGGCACCCCGAGGGCGACTCCTGCCCGGCGTCCCTGGTGATCTACCGGCACAAGCTGGCGGAGCTGGACACGCTGATCGAGCAGCTCACGTCGGTGCGCGCGCAGGTGGGTGCGCAGCTGGCGCGGGCCGAGGCGGCGGTTCCGGGGGGTCCGGAGCCCAAGTGCGAACTGGGAGGACACGCATGA
- a CDS encoding thioredoxin, whose protein sequence is MPEVTDADFATEVIGAELPVLVEFTADWCPPCRQMAPVLSALAEEEGDRLRVVQLNVDRNPATTNAYKVLSMPTFMVFRGGEPVKSMVGSRPKRRLLEELADVL, encoded by the coding sequence GTGCCCGAGGTGACGGACGCGGACTTCGCGACGGAGGTGATCGGGGCGGAGCTGCCCGTGCTGGTGGAGTTCACCGCGGACTGGTGCCCGCCGTGCCGGCAGATGGCACCGGTGCTCAGCGCCCTGGCCGAGGAGGAGGGCGACCGGCTCCGTGTGGTGCAGCTGAACGTCGACCGGAACCCGGCGACCACGAACGCGTACAAGGTGCTGTCGATGCCGACGTTCATGGTGTTCCGCGGGGGTGAGCCGGTGAAGTCGATGGTCGGCTCCCGGCCCAAGCGGCGGCTCCTGGAGGAGCTGGCCGACGTGCTCTGA
- a CDS encoding HelD family protein — MSNTGFPDDELRYEQEFVDGLYARVDALRGETEVSVTDALAQGNTPQQARLERDILVAERSGLLAALNAVDGSLCFGRVDLTSGQGHHIGRIGLRADDAERTPVLIDWRADVARPFYLATGHTPMGLRRRRHITSEGRTVTALHDEILDLGDETRTGHEDPSGDAVLLAALNSARTGRMGDIVQTIQADQDRIIRAPHRGVMVVEGGPGTGKTAVALHRAAYLLYEHRELLAKRAVLIVGPNPAFLGYIGEVLPSLGETGVLLATVGELYPGVKATATDTPEAAAVKGRAGMADVLAQVVRDRQALPDPVIAIEHDRDVLMLDDDLVNVARERTRAAKLPHNVAREHFEGHILNTLTDMVAERIGTDPYDGTNLLDPSDITQIRDELAENPEVWSAIDQLWPRLDPRRLVADLLAAPEDFLPAEDAAAVRRPVTRRWTVVDVPLLDEAAELLGVDDRVARSRAEREREEQIAYAQGVLDVSYASRTYEFEDKDDDDSEVLLAHDVIDAERFAERQEEDDHRSAAERAAADRTWAFGHIIVDEAQELSPMAWRLLMRRCPTRSMTLVGDPAQTAEAAGVGSWSKILAPYVEDRWTHTRLGVNYRTPAEIMDLAAAVVRAGDPEFAPPSSVRSTGVRPWIRATADLPAAVAAAVRELAPEEGRLAVIAPRELHRALAARLDGVTAGAEPDLTHDVVLLDPRQSKGLEFDSVLVVEPGRYGTSDLYVALTRATQRLGVLHGEPLPEGLADAGDAG, encoded by the coding sequence TTGTCAAACACCGGATTTCCGGACGATGAATTGCGCTACGAGCAGGAATTCGTCGACGGGCTGTACGCACGCGTGGACGCGTTGCGCGGCGAGACCGAGGTCTCGGTGACGGACGCGCTCGCACAGGGCAACACCCCGCAGCAGGCACGCCTCGAGCGGGACATCCTGGTCGCCGAGCGCTCCGGGCTGCTCGCCGCGCTCAACGCCGTGGACGGCTCCCTCTGCTTCGGCCGCGTCGACCTCACCTCCGGGCAGGGCCACCACATCGGCCGCATCGGCCTGCGCGCCGACGACGCCGAACGCACCCCGGTCCTCATCGACTGGCGGGCCGACGTCGCCCGCCCCTTCTACCTGGCCACCGGCCACACCCCGATGGGCCTGCGCCGCCGCCGGCACATCACCAGCGAGGGCCGCACCGTCACCGCGCTGCACGACGAGATCCTCGACCTCGGCGACGAGACCCGCACCGGCCACGAGGACCCCTCCGGCGACGCCGTGCTGCTGGCCGCGCTGAACTCCGCGCGCACCGGCCGCATGGGCGACATCGTGCAGACCATCCAGGCCGACCAGGACCGCATCATCCGCGCCCCGCACCGCGGCGTCATGGTCGTCGAGGGCGGCCCCGGCACCGGCAAGACCGCCGTCGCCCTGCACCGCGCCGCCTACCTGCTCTACGAGCACCGCGAACTGCTCGCCAAGCGCGCCGTCCTCATCGTCGGCCCCAACCCGGCCTTCCTCGGCTACATCGGCGAGGTGCTGCCCTCGCTCGGCGAGACCGGCGTGCTCCTCGCGACCGTCGGCGAGCTGTACCCCGGCGTGAAGGCCACGGCGACGGACACACCCGAGGCGGCGGCCGTGAAGGGCCGGGCCGGCATGGCCGACGTACTCGCTCAGGTGGTCCGCGACCGGCAGGCGCTGCCCGACCCGGTCATCGCCATCGAGCACGACCGGGACGTCCTCATGCTCGACGACGACCTCGTCAACGTCGCCCGCGAACGCACCCGCGCCGCGAAGCTGCCGCACAACGTGGCCCGCGAGCACTTCGAGGGCCACATCCTCAACACCCTCACCGACATGGTCGCCGAACGCATCGGCACCGACCCCTACGACGGCACCAACCTCCTCGACCCCAGCGACATCACCCAGATCCGCGACGAACTCGCCGAGAACCCCGAGGTCTGGTCGGCGATCGACCAGCTGTGGCCCCGCCTCGACCCGCGCCGCCTGGTCGCCGACCTCCTCGCCGCCCCCGAGGACTTCCTCCCCGCCGAGGACGCCGCCGCCGTCCGCCGCCCGGTCACCCGGCGCTGGACCGTCGTCGACGTGCCCCTGCTGGACGAGGCGGCCGAACTGCTCGGCGTGGACGACCGGGTGGCCCGCTCCCGCGCCGAACGCGAGCGCGAGGAGCAGATCGCCTACGCGCAGGGCGTCCTCGACGTGTCGTACGCGTCCCGGACCTACGAGTTCGAGGACAAGGACGACGACGATTCCGAGGTCCTGCTCGCGCACGACGTCATCGACGCCGAGCGCTTCGCCGAACGCCAGGAGGAGGACGACCACCGCAGCGCCGCCGAACGCGCCGCGGCCGACCGCACCTGGGCCTTCGGGCACATCATCGTGGACGAGGCGCAGGAACTGTCCCCGATGGCCTGGCGGCTGCTGATGCGGCGCTGCCCGACCCGCTCGATGACCCTGGTCGGCGACCCGGCGCAGACCGCCGAGGCGGCCGGCGTCGGCTCCTGGTCGAAGATCCTCGCCCCGTACGTCGAGGACCGCTGGACCCACACCCGCCTGGGCGTCAACTACCGCACCCCGGCCGAGATCATGGACCTGGCGGCCGCCGTCGTCCGCGCCGGCGACCCGGAGTTCGCGCCGCCGAGTTCGGTGCGTTCGACGGGCGTACGCCCCTGGATCCGGGCCACCGCCGACCTCCCGGCTGCCGTCGCCGCGGCCGTCCGGGAGCTGGCCCCCGAGGAGGGCCGCCTCGCCGTCATCGCCCCGCGCGAGCTGCACCGGGCCCTCGCCGCCCGGCTCGACGGCGTGACGGCGGGCGCCGAGCCGGACCTCACGCACGACGTGGTCCTGCTGGACCCGCGCCAGTCCAAGGGCCTGGAGTTCGACTCCGTCCTGGTCGTCGAGCCCGGCCGCTACGGCACCAGCGACCTGTACGTCGCCCTCACCCGCGCCACCCAGCGCCTCGGCGTACTGCACGGCGAGCCGCTGCCGGAGGGACTCGCCGACGCGGGTGACGCGGGCTGA
- the glgB gene encoding 1,4-alpha-glucan branching enzyme, producing MTPRPSSSGPDPEKKASKKGAAKKAAKAAGKTAAKKSTPGKTSAAKATTGKKAVGKKAVAKKTVTAKVVAARTAAREAADSPGVEAEVAVSPAPAADDRERLRAGTHHDPHAVLGAHRVPGGVAFRAFRPYALAVTVLSGELRVELHHDGDGFFSGLVPLSEVPVHRLLVAYEGTVQEVEDPYRFLPTLGDLDLHLVGEGRHEQLWRALGAHPTTRDGVAGTRFAVWAPNARGVRVAGGFNFWDGTGHPMRSLGSTGVWELFLPGVGAGELYKFEITRPDGSRTFRADPMARRTEVPPATSSVVHASAYTWGDGEWLARRGDAPAHEAPMSVYEVHLPSWRPGLTYRQLAEQLPAYVADLGFTHVELMPVAEHPFGGSWGYQVTGFYAPTARLGDPDDFRYLVDRLHRAGIGVLMDWVPAHFPRDDWALAEFDGRPLYEHSDPLRAAHPDWGTLEFDLGRREVRNFLVANAVYWCEEFHIDGLRVDAVASMLYLDYSREPGRWTPNEHGGRENLDAVAFLQEMNATLYRRVPGVVTVAEESTAWDGVTRATHHEGPSGFGGLGFGLKWNMGWMHDSLGYMSREPVHRTYHHGEMTFSMVYAYSENYVLPISHDEVVHGKKSLVSKMPGDWWQQRANERAYLGFMWAHPGKQLLFMGQEFAQGAEWSEAHGPDWWLLDPGYGASADHRGVRDLVRDLNTVYRSTPALWERDTHPGGFAWVVGDAAGDNVLAFLRLDADGTPLLAVSNFAPVVRADYRLGVPDDVPAWHEVLNTDAARYGGGDVGNPDPVKPEPQGWHGHPASIRLTLPPLATVWLRPA from the coding sequence GTGACCCCCCGCCCCTCGTCCAGCGGTCCCGACCCCGAGAAGAAGGCCTCGAAGAAGGGGGCGGCGAAGAAGGCGGCCAAGGCGGCGGGGAAGACCGCCGCGAAGAAGTCCACCCCTGGGAAGACCAGTGCTGCCAAGGCCACCACTGGGAAGAAGGCCGTCGGGAAGAAGGCGGTCGCGAAGAAGACCGTCACGGCGAAGGTCGTCGCGGCGAGGACCGCGGCCCGGGAGGCCGCCGACTCGCCCGGGGTCGAGGCCGAGGTCGCGGTCTCCCCCGCGCCGGCCGCCGACGACCGGGAACGGCTGCGCGCCGGCACGCACCACGACCCCCACGCGGTGCTCGGCGCGCACCGGGTGCCCGGCGGGGTCGCGTTCCGCGCGTTCAGGCCGTACGCCCTGGCGGTGACCGTGCTGTCCGGGGAGCTGCGGGTCGAGCTGCACCACGACGGGGACGGCTTCTTCTCGGGCCTGGTACCCCTGAGCGAGGTCCCCGTCCACCGGCTCCTCGTGGCGTACGAGGGGACGGTCCAGGAGGTCGAGGACCCGTACCGCTTCCTGCCCACCCTGGGCGACCTGGACCTGCATCTGGTCGGCGAGGGCCGGCACGAGCAGCTGTGGCGGGCGCTCGGCGCACACCCGACGACGCGGGACGGGGTGGCGGGCACCCGGTTCGCGGTGTGGGCGCCGAACGCGCGCGGGGTCCGGGTGGCCGGGGGCTTCAACTTCTGGGACGGCACCGGTCACCCGATGCGCTCCCTCGGGTCGACCGGCGTGTGGGAGCTGTTCCTGCCCGGCGTCGGCGCGGGCGAACTGTACAAGTTCGAGATCACCCGGCCCGACGGCTCCCGCACCTTCCGCGCCGACCCGATGGCCCGCCGCACCGAGGTCCCCCCGGCCACCTCCTCCGTCGTGCACGCCTCCGCCTACACGTGGGGCGACGGGGAGTGGCTGGCCCGCCGCGGGGACGCGCCCGCGCACGAGGCGCCGATGTCGGTGTACGAGGTCCACCTGCCGTCCTGGCGCCCCGGACTGACCTACCGCCAACTCGCCGAGCAGCTCCCCGCCTACGTCGCCGACCTGGGCTTCACGCACGTCGAGCTGATGCCGGTCGCCGAGCACCCCTTCGGCGGCTCCTGGGGCTACCAGGTCACCGGCTTCTACGCGCCCACGGCCCGGCTCGGCGACCCCGACGACTTCAGGTACCTGGTGGACCGGCTCCACCGGGCCGGGATCGGCGTCCTGATGGACTGGGTGCCGGCGCACTTCCCGCGCGACGACTGGGCGCTGGCCGAGTTCGACGGGCGCCCGCTGTACGAGCACTCCGACCCGCTGCGGGCCGCCCACCCGGACTGGGGGACGCTGGAGTTCGACCTCGGACGCCGCGAGGTGCGCAACTTCCTGGTCGCCAACGCCGTGTACTGGTGCGAGGAGTTCCACATCGACGGGCTGCGCGTCGACGCGGTCGCCTCCATGCTCTACCTGGACTACTCGCGCGAGCCGGGCCGGTGGACGCCGAACGAGCACGGCGGCCGGGAGAACCTGGACGCGGTGGCGTTCCTCCAGGAGATGAACGCGACGCTCTACCGCCGGGTGCCCGGCGTCGTGACCGTCGCGGAGGAGTCGACGGCCTGGGACGGGGTCACGCGGGCCACGCACCACGAGGGACCGAGCGGCTTCGGCGGGCTCGGGTTCGGGCTGAAGTGGAACATGGGCTGGATGCACGACTCGCTGGGGTACATGAGCCGCGAGCCGGTGCACCGCACGTACCACCACGGGGAGATGACCTTCTCCATGGTGTACGCGTACAGCGAGAACTACGTGCTGCCGATCTCCCACGACGAGGTGGTGCACGGCAAGAAGTCCCTGGTGTCGAAGATGCCGGGCGACTGGTGGCAGCAGCGCGCCAACGAGCGCGCCTACCTCGGCTTCATGTGGGCCCATCCCGGCAAGCAACTGCTCTTCATGGGCCAGGAGTTCGCCCAGGGCGCGGAGTGGTCGGAGGCGCACGGTCCCGACTGGTGGCTGCTCGACCCGGGGTACGGCGCGTCGGCGGACCACCGGGGCGTGCGCGACCTGGTGCGGGACCTGAACACCGTCTACCGGTCGACGCCCGCCCTGTGGGAGCGCGACACCCACCCCGGCGGGTTCGCGTGGGTGGTCGGGGACGCCGCCGGGGACAACGTCCTCGCCTTCCTGCGCCTGGACGCCGACGGCACCCCGCTGCTCGCGGTGTCCAACTTCGCCCCGGTGGTCCGCGCCGACTACCGCCTCGGCGTCCCCGACGACGTCCCGGCCTGGCACGAGGTGCTCAACACCGACGCCGCCCGGTACGGCGGCGGCGACGTCGGCAACCCGGACCCGGTCAAGCCGGAGCCCCAGGGGTGGCACGGCCACCCGGCGAGCATCCGGCTGACCCTGCCGCCCCTGGCGACGGTGTGGCTGCGCCCGGCCTGA
- a CDS encoding maltokinase N-terminal cap-like domain-containing protein: MSEAVIRTVTSPPGLLAPLDPLLREWLPRQRWFAGKGRPVTGFSLVAATELLPADSRLGLHHLLVRAHRQLAPAPGAPEEPGDCYQLLIGTREALPPRLAPALIGHVTEGPSAGRTAYDALYDARPAEVLLEALRSRARVGGLRFEREGDGEIRPGLVPRLMTAEQSNSSVVYGDTFILKLLRRIVPGVNPDLELPLALAREGCPRVPAPAGWMVADLADRSWVLGVLQPYVQGATDGWDLALRELAKGEDFVAEAHALGRATAEVHTALARALPTVTLGHAQARQLADGMIRRLDEAARAVPLLRSYAPALRTAFTALADLAAEGRAWDAQRVHGDLHLGQCLRSPDGAWSLIDFEGEPARPLAERRLPQPTVRDVAGMLRSFDYAAHSAEVPVPGWAESCRAAYCTGYAETGGRDPRTDPVLLRAYETDKAVYEVLYEARHRPDWLPVPLAAVRRLSAPEPV, from the coding sequence ATGTCGGAAGCCGTCATACGCACCGTCACCAGCCCGCCGGGGCTCCTGGCCCCACTCGATCCACTGCTGCGGGAGTGGCTTCCGCGGCAGCGCTGGTTCGCCGGCAAGGGGCGCCCGGTCACCGGCTTCTCGCTCGTCGCCGCCACCGAACTGCTCCCCGCCGACTCCCGCCTCGGCCTCCACCACCTGCTGGTCCGCGCCCACCGGCAGCTCGCCCCGGCGCCGGGCGCCCCTGAGGAGCCCGGGGACTGCTACCAGCTCCTGATAGGCACGCGCGAGGCGCTGCCGCCCCGGCTCGCGCCCGCGCTGATCGGGCATGTGACCGAGGGCCCCTCGGCCGGACGCACCGCCTACGACGCCCTGTACGACGCCCGGCCCGCCGAGGTGCTCCTGGAGGCGCTGCGCTCCCGGGCCCGCGTCGGCGGGCTCCGCTTCGAGCGGGAAGGGGACGGGGAGATACGCCCGGGGCTGGTGCCGCGGCTGATGACCGCCGAGCAGTCGAACTCCTCCGTCGTGTATGGAGATACGTTCATTCTCAAGCTGCTGCGCCGGATCGTGCCCGGCGTCAACCCCGACCTGGAGCTGCCGCTGGCCCTGGCCCGCGAGGGCTGCCCCCGGGTGCCCGCGCCGGCGGGGTGGATGGTGGCGGACCTGGCCGACCGGTCCTGGGTGCTGGGTGTGCTCCAGCCCTATGTGCAGGGCGCCACCGACGGCTGGGACCTGGCGCTGCGCGAGCTGGCCAAGGGCGAGGACTTCGTCGCCGAGGCCCACGCGCTGGGGCGGGCCACCGCCGAGGTGCACACCGCGCTGGCCCGCGCCCTGCCGACCGTCACCCTCGGCCACGCCCAGGCGCGGCAGCTGGCCGACGGCATGATCCGGCGCCTCGACGAGGCCGCGCGGGCCGTGCCGCTGCTCCGGTCGTACGCGCCCGCGCTGCGTACGGCGTTCACGGCGCTGGCGGACCTGGCGGCCGAGGGCCGCGCCTGGGACGCGCAGCGCGTCCACGGCGACCTGCATCTCGGCCAGTGCCTGCGCTCGCCCGACGGGGCGTGGTCGCTGATCGACTTCGAGGGGGAGCCGGCGAGACCCCTGGCCGAGCGACGGCTGCCGCAGCCGACGGTGCGGGACGTCGCGGGGATGCTGCGCTCCTTCGACTACGCCGCGCACTCGGCCGAGGTGCCCGTGCCGGGCTGGGCCGAGTCCTGCCGCGCCGCGTACTGCACCGGGTACGCGGAGACCGGCGGCCGCGACCCGCGCACCGACCCGGTGCTGCTGCGCGCCTACGAGACGGACAAGGCGGTCTACGAGGTGCTGTACGAGGCCCGGCACCGTCCCGACTGGCTCCCGGTGCCGCTGGCCGCGGTGCGCCGCCTGTCCGCACCCGAACCGGTATGA